The following proteins are co-located in the Scomber scombrus chromosome 2, fScoSco1.1, whole genome shotgun sequence genome:
- the LOC133993121 gene encoding interleukin-8-like — protein MSVITIVALLGFLTIPEGMSVGDQIVKPRCQCIKLEKQPIGRLIGMLEVNPANSYCKNVEIIATLKKDGNKICLDPNAPWVKKVLDRKRAEQTP, from the exons ATGTCTGTCATCACTATTGTGGCACTTCTGGGTTTCCTGACCATCCCTGAGG GTATGAGTGTGGGGGATCAAATAGTGAAACCGCGATGTCAATGCATCAAGTTGGAGAAACAGCCCATTGGACGTCTCATAGGAATGTTAGAAGTGAACCCTGCTAACTCCTACTGCAAAAACGTTGAGATTAT TGCAACTCTTAAAAAAGATGGGAATAAGATATGTCTGGACCCTAATGCTCCTTGGGTCAAAAAAGTGCTTGACAGGAAACGAGCTGA GCAGACACCTTAA